A window of the Ammoniphilus oxalaticus genome harbors these coding sequences:
- a CDS encoding formate--tetrahydrofolate ligase, producing MTTESLSDIQIAQAAEMKPISDIARNLDLNEDHWDAYGKYKAKLNLSVLDDTSRKDGKLILVTAINPTSAGEGKTTMGVGLSQALNRIGKRTVLALREPSLGPNFGLKGGAAGGGYSQVLPMEDINLHFTGDLHAITTAHNLLATLIDNHIFQGNELNIDSRQIIWKRVLDMSDRALRNITIGLGGRNHGIPREDGFDITAASEIMAILCLAEDLKDLENKLKDMLIAYTFDNQPVYVGDLKAQGAMAIVLKEAIKPNLVQTLENTPAIIHGGPFANIAHGCNSLLATRMALKLGEYAVTEAGFGVDLGAEKFIDIKCRKGELQPSAVVVVATIRALKMHGGVEREHLGEENLAALEAGFANLERHAETLRGFGLPFIVAINRFSLDTQAEVELLSKLCEDRGMPFAEADVWGQGGAGGEDLAHKLVEIVEGNAHDTFKYLYDVEDSVEDKLHRIVTEVYGGLGVKLTAQAQRQLQEMEAHGWDKLPICMAKTPLSLSDDPTQKGRPTNFHVTVREFRPSLGAGFIVALTGNVLTMPGLPKVPAALNMGLDEEGNIYGLF from the coding sequence ATGACTACAGAAAGCTTATCAGATATTCAAATCGCGCAGGCGGCAGAAATGAAACCCATTTCCGATATTGCTCGTAATCTAGATTTGAATGAAGATCATTGGGATGCATACGGAAAATATAAAGCGAAACTCAATTTGTCTGTTTTGGATGATACGTCTCGAAAAGATGGAAAGTTGATCCTTGTCACCGCAATTAACCCGACAAGCGCGGGTGAGGGGAAGACAACGATGGGTGTAGGACTTTCACAAGCGTTAAATCGCATTGGAAAGAGAACTGTATTGGCGCTTCGCGAACCTTCTTTGGGACCAAACTTCGGCTTAAAGGGTGGAGCGGCTGGCGGCGGTTATTCGCAAGTATTGCCGATGGAAGACATTAACCTTCATTTTACAGGTGATCTGCATGCGATCACAACCGCGCACAATCTATTAGCTACGTTAATTGATAATCACATTTTCCAAGGAAACGAACTGAATATCGATTCGCGCCAAATCATTTGGAAGCGGGTGCTAGATATGAGCGACCGCGCCCTGCGTAATATTACGATTGGCCTTGGCGGACGTAATCATGGGATTCCACGCGAAGACGGGTTTGATATTACGGCGGCGTCTGAAATTATGGCGATCCTTTGTTTAGCGGAAGATCTTAAAGATCTTGAAAACAAACTAAAGGATATGCTGATCGCGTATACATTTGATAATCAGCCTGTCTATGTCGGTGATCTAAAGGCGCAAGGAGCGATGGCGATTGTTCTAAAAGAAGCGATCAAGCCAAACCTTGTGCAGACGTTAGAGAATACGCCTGCGATTATCCATGGCGGGCCTTTTGCTAATATCGCGCACGGATGTAATAGTTTGCTTGCAACGCGTATGGCGTTAAAATTGGGTGAATACGCGGTAACGGAAGCGGGCTTTGGCGTTGATTTAGGCGCTGAGAAGTTCATTGATATTAAATGCCGCAAAGGCGAACTTCAGCCGTCTGCTGTCGTCGTTGTTGCGACGATCCGCGCTTTAAAGATGCACGGCGGTGTTGAGCGTGAACACCTTGGAGAAGAAAATTTAGCCGCGCTTGAAGCCGGGTTTGCTAACTTAGAAAGACATGCCGAGACGCTCCGCGGTTTTGGACTGCCATTTATTGTGGCGATCAATCGCTTCTCACTCGATACGCAAGCGGAAGTTGAATTGCTAAGTAAGCTTTGTGAGGATCGAGGAATGCCTTTTGCTGAGGCTGATGTGTGGGGGCAAGGCGGAGCGGGCGGAGAAGATTTGGCCCATAAATTAGTCGAGATCGTCGAAGGGAACGCGCATGACACGTTCAAATACTTATACGATGTGGAAGATTCGGTTGAAGATAAACTTCATCGCATTGTGACTGAAGTGTACGGTGGGCTCGGAGTTAAATTAACGGCTCAAGCGCAACGTCAGTTGCAAGAGATGGAGGCTCACGGTTGGGATAAGCTGCCGATCTGTATGGCCAAGACACCGCTTTCTCTTTCGGATGATCCGACGCAAAAAGGCCGTCCGACTAACTTCCATGTAACGGTGAGAGAGTTCCGTCCTTCATTAGGAGCCGGATTTATCGTTGCTTTGACGGGGAACGTGCTAACAATGCCAGGATTACCTAAAGTACCGGCCGCATTAAATATGGGCTTGGACGAGGAAGGAAATATTTACGGCTTGTTTTAA
- a CDS encoding YojF family protein, whose product MKPIKMEIVQQQLDQFTNQPIYLHLETTQGAYTALSAGAYIRNAKIMYLLGKITGQGPYRVGLKLEHGWVYAEGLTDFTIDEQGRLLLAGHTREGKLNVALQLSQQPF is encoded by the coding sequence ATGAAGCCGATCAAAATGGAGATAGTGCAGCAGCAGTTGGATCAGTTTACAAATCAACCAATTTATCTTCACCTTGAAACAACCCAAGGAGCTTACACCGCCTTATCAGCGGGAGCCTATATCCGCAATGCGAAGATCATGTATTTGCTAGGTAAAATTACTGGTCAGGGACCCTATCGAGTTGGTTTAAAATTGGAACATGGCTGGGTATATGCGGAAGGGCTGACTGATTTCACGATCGATGAACAAGGCCGCTTGCTGCTTGCCGGGCATACCCGAGAAGGAAAGCTGAATGTTGCTCTGCAGCTTAGTCAGCAACCGTTCTAA
- a CDS encoding DUF2621 family protein produces the protein MTWEKDAEELLDELVKPIPIFARPMARMGIERKIKEVATDTITVDAVVRGYLLASSGSMRERAIKLLEAKKIDMSPYEELLAELK, from the coding sequence ATGACTTGGGAAAAAGACGCAGAAGAACTATTGGACGAGCTAGTGAAGCCGATTCCGATCTTTGCTAGACCGATGGCTCGAATGGGAATTGAAAGAAAGATTAAAGAAGTCGCCACAGATACGATTACGGTTGATGCCGTAGTCCGCGGTTATTTACTGGCATCCTCAGGCAGCATGCGTGAGCGCGCGATCAAGCTTTTAGAAGCGAAAAAGATTGATATGTCTCCTTATGAGGAATTGTTAGCAGAATTGAAATAA
- a CDS encoding ankyrin repeat domain-containing protein: MQEDHLTELVRRNNISEIIVHLDKDINQVNGRGDSVLLIATRLNYRSLVDQLINLGADINHENHRGTSALTLAIFNGFFEMARDLWISGAKVVRPSDKEADSSNLVHTMTYKQNLRTLEEQARKEATDTIR; encoded by the coding sequence TTGCAAGAGGACCACTTAACGGAGTTAGTTCGGAGGAATAATATTTCTGAGATCATTGTCCATTTAGATAAAGATATTAACCAAGTAAATGGTAGAGGGGATAGCGTTCTCTTAATTGCGACAAGATTAAATTATCGTTCTTTGGTCGACCAGTTGATTAATCTGGGCGCGGATATCAATCATGAAAATCATCGCGGCACATCGGCGTTAACGTTAGCGATTTTTAACGGCTTTTTTGAGATGGCGCGTGACCTATGGATATCAGGGGCAAAGGTAGTTAGACCGAGCGATAAGGAAGCCGACAGTTCGAACCTGGTACATACGATGACATACAAGCAAAATCTACGAACATTAGAGGAACAAGCGCGAAAAGAAGCAACAGACACGATTCGCTAG
- a CDS encoding aminopeptidase produces MISQYAELAVKVGVNIQAGQTLVIIAPLAAVDFVRLAAEKAYHAGAKNVHIEWSDDRITRLKYDLAPLEAFEEYPIWRAKGFEEMAEQGAAFLSIVASNPDLLKGVNPDKIAAANRSAGVAMQTYRNYIQADRVSWCVIAVPSPEWAARVFPEAPAEDQVNKLWQAIFEATRANLDNPTQAWQEHNSQLDHKVTILNEKRYKTLHYTAPGTALTIDLPERHLWMGGGSVNQDGTPFVANIPTEEVFTTPQRDGVNGTVRSSKPLSYGGNLIEDFSLTFEKGKVVAFTAKKGAETLQRLLDTDEGARYLGEVALVPHYSPISNMNLIFYNTLFDENASNHLALGSAYAFCLEGGKDMSKEELKQNGANDSLVHVDFMIGCEEMDIDGETADGRREPIFRNGNWAF; encoded by the coding sequence ATGATCAGCCAGTATGCAGAATTAGCTGTAAAAGTAGGCGTTAACATCCAAGCTGGGCAAACGTTAGTCATCATCGCCCCTTTAGCCGCTGTCGATTTCGTCAGATTGGCGGCAGAGAAAGCGTATCATGCCGGAGCCAAAAATGTCCATATCGAATGGTCTGACGATCGCATTACGAGGCTGAAATATGATTTAGCCCCACTTGAGGCATTTGAAGAATACCCTATTTGGCGGGCAAAAGGTTTTGAAGAAATGGCGGAACAAGGCGCCGCATTCCTGTCGATCGTCGCGAGCAATCCCGATCTTTTAAAAGGAGTTAACCCAGATAAAATCGCCGCCGCCAATCGAAGCGCGGGAGTTGCGATGCAAACATACCGCAATTACATTCAAGCCGATCGTGTCAGCTGGTGTGTCATTGCTGTCCCTTCACCTGAATGGGCAGCCAGAGTGTTCCCAGAAGCGCCCGCCGAAGATCAGGTGAACAAGCTGTGGCAAGCGATTTTTGAAGCGACGCGAGCTAACCTAGACAATCCAACGCAAGCATGGCAAGAACACAATAGCCAACTGGATCATAAGGTGACCATTCTGAACGAGAAGCGGTACAAAACGCTGCACTACACAGCGCCAGGCACCGCGCTAACGATTGATCTTCCTGAACGCCATCTATGGATGGGCGGCGGCAGCGTAAACCAGGACGGGACTCCGTTCGTGGCCAATATTCCAACGGAAGAGGTATTTACAACACCGCAGCGAGATGGAGTTAACGGCACCGTTCGCAGCTCGAAACCGTTAAGTTACGGGGGGAACTTGATTGAAGACTTCTCACTTACTTTTGAAAAAGGAAAAGTCGTTGCCTTTACAGCTAAAAAAGGAGCTGAAACGTTACAACGATTGCTAGACACCGATGAAGGGGCGCGTTATTTAGGGGAAGTCGCGTTAGTTCCGCATTACTCTCCGATTTCAAATATGAACCTTATTTTTTACAATACGCTTTTTGATGAAAATGCTTCTAATCACCTCGCGCTTGGCAGCGCCTATGCGTTCTGCCTTGAGGGCGGGAAGGACATGTCGAAAGAGGAATTAAAGCAAAACGGAGCAAACGACAGCCTCGTTCATGTCGACTTTATGATCGGTTGCGAAGAGATGGATATTGATGGCGAAACAGCGGACGGAAGACGGGAACCCATTTTCCGCAACGGAAATTGGGCCTTTTAA